A stretch of the Xiphias gladius isolate SHS-SW01 ecotype Sanya breed wild chromosome 21, ASM1685928v1, whole genome shotgun sequence genome encodes the following:
- the sema3fb gene encoding semaphorin-3F isoform X3, with product MQLDGLWTVHALLALSSLTLGNPVSNDPLAAPRVFISFKELRSTGTAHHFAYLLNTSDYRILRMDEDHDRMYVGSKDHILSLDLHDINKDPHIIHWPVSERRRMECLVSGKDANTECANFIRLIEPWNRTQLYVCGTGAYNPVCTFVNRGRKPQEEIFHLEPGKVESGKGKCSYDPKLNSVSALINGELYAGVYVDFMGTDSAIFRTLGTKTAMRTDQYNSRWLNDPTFIRVHLIPDSAERNDDKLYFFFREKSSEMGQSPVTQSRIGRICLNDDGGHCCLVNKWSTFLKARLICSVPGADGMETHFDELRDVYIQPTQDTKNPVIYGVFSVSGSVFKGSAVCVYSMADIRMVFNGPFAHKEGPNYQWVAYTGKIPYPRPGTCPGGTFTPNMKSTKDYPDEVINFMRNHPAMYNAVYPVHKRPLVVRTNVDYEFTTITVDQVTAADGNYEVLFLGTDKGTVQKVIVLPRDDLQTEELVLEEVEVFKVPTPITTMKISSKRQQLYVSSAVGLTQLALHRCDVYGEACADCCLARDPYCAWDGKSCSRYSASQKRSDPFRRSRRQDVKYGNPIRQCRGFNSNANKNTLEMVQYGVEGSSTFLECQARSPHAVIKWHLQRDNSDRRKEMRSDGRVLKTEQGLLLRSLQPSDSGMYQCTATEKNFKHTLVKLQLVVLSSRAVNSLLVEGGGGLVPSSIHSSSTQWTPSAGQYKDLLTILSQPEMSLINQYCQDYWQFGDPLLGALKAKDLKELKEQKKPRNRRHHGEGKEKEEQEEVET from the exons AGCTGAGATCTACTGGTACCGCTCATCACTTCGCCTACCTCCTCAACACGTCTGACTACCGGATCCTGCGTATGGATGAGGACCATGATCGCATGTATGTTGGCAGCAAGGACCACATCCTGTCCCTGGATCTCCATGACATCAACAAGGACCCACATATC ATCCACTGGCCAGTGTCGGAACGAAGAAGGATGGAGTGCCTTGTGAGTGGGAAGGATGCCAAT ACGGAGTGTGCAAACTTCATCCGTCTCATCGAGCCATGGAACCGGACTCAGCTGTACGTCTGCGGGACAGGAGCTTACAATCCAGTCTGTACTTTTGTCAACCGCGGACGCAAACCTCAG gaaGAAATCTTCCATTTGGAGCCGGGCAAAGTGGAATCTGGGAAGGGAAAGTGTTCCTACGACCCGAAGCTCAACAGCGTGTCAGCTTTGATCA ATGGTGAACTGTATGCTGGGGTCTATGTTGACTTTATGGGAACAGACTCTGCCATTTTCCGTACTTTGGGGACAAAGACTGCCATGCGGACAGATCAGTATAACTCCAGATGGTTGAATG ACCCCACTTTCATCCGTGTACACCTCATCCCCGACAGCGCGGAGAGAAATGACGACAAGCTGTATTTCTTCTTCCGGGAGAAGTCTTCCGAGATGGGCCAGAGTCCTGTGACCCAGTCCCGTATAGGACGCATCTGCCTG AATGATGACGGGGGCCACTGCTGTCTGGTCAACAAGTGGAGCACCTTCCTGAAGGCCAGACTCATCTGCTCGGTGCCCGGGGCCGACGGCATGGAGACGCACTTTGATGAGCTCC GAGATGTTTACATACAGCCAACACAGGATACAAAAAATCCTGTGATATATGgagttttctctgtctctgg TTCTGTCTTCAAAGGCTCAGCAGTTTGTGTCTATTCCATGGCCGACATCCGCATGGTCTTCAATGGACCCTTCGCCCACAAGGAGGGTCCCAATTACCAATGGGTGGCCTACACTGGGAAGATCCCCTACCCTCGCCCTGGCACG tGCCCTGGAGGTACGTTCACCCCCAACATGAAGTCCACTAAGGACTATCCAGATGAAGTGATTAACTTTATGAGAAATCACCCAGCCATGTATAATGCTGTGTACCCGGTACATAAGCGCCCCCTGGTGGTTCGGACCAACGTGGACTATGAGTTCACCACCATCACTGTGGACCAGGTGACAGCTGCAGATGGCAACTACGAAGTGCTCTTTTTAGGAACTG ACAAGGGGACAGTTCAGAAGGTCATTGTGCTGCCCAGAGATGATCTGCAAACCGAGGAGCTGGTTCTGGAGGAGGTAGAGGTTTTCAAG GTCCCTACTCCGATTACAACAATGAAGATTTCATCCAAAAGG CAACAGCTGTATGTGTCATCTGCGGTAGGGCTGACACAGCTGGCTCTCCACCGGTGCGATGTGTACGGCGAGGCCTGTGCTGACTGCTGCCTGGCCAGAGATCCTTACTGTGCCTGGGATGGCAAGTCCTGCTCCCGTTACTCCGCCTCGCAGAAGAG GTCTGACCCCTTTAGACGTAGCCGGAGGCAGGACGTCAAGTACGGGAACCCCATCCGCCAGTGCCGAGGCTTCAACTCCAACG CCAATAAGAACACTCTGGAGATGGTGCAGTATGGGGTGGAGGGAAGCAGTACCTTCCTGGAGTGTCAGGCCCGCTCTCCACACGCTGTCATCAAATGGCATCTGCAGAGAGATAACAGCGACCGCAGGAAAGAG ATGCGTTCTGATGGTCGGGTTTTGAAGACAGAACAAGGTCTGCTCCTGCGGTCTCTGCAGCCCTCTGACTCTGGCATGTACCAGTGTACAGCCACGGAGAAGAACTTCAAACACACGCTGGTGAAGCTGCAGTTGGTCGTGCTGTCAAGCCGGGCCGTCAACAGCTTGCTGGTGGAGGGCGGGGGAGGGCTGGTGCCATCCTCTATCCACTCCAGCAGCACCCAGTGGACCCCCAGCGCAGGCCAGTACAAGGACCTGCTGACCATCCTAAGCCAGCCAGAGATGAGCCTGATCAATCAGTACTGCCAGGACTACTGGCAGTTCGGAGACCCGCTGCTGGGCGCCCTCAAGGCCAAAGACCTGAAGGAGCTCAAGGAGCAGAAGAAGCCCCGCAACCGCCGGCATCATggggaggggaaggagaaagaggagcaggaggaggtagAGACATGA
- the sema3fb gene encoding semaphorin-3F isoform X1 produces MQLDGLWTVHALLALSSLTLGNPVSNDPLAAPRVFISFKELRSTGTAHHFAYLLNTSDYRILRMDEDHDRMYVGSKDHILSLDLHDINKDPHIIHWPVSERRRMECLVSGKDANTECANFIRLIEPWNRTQLYVCGTGAYNPVCTFVNRGRKPQTSMYLQMAQARGRASRAAEPSAVHETLGLKEEIFHLEPGKVESGKGKCSYDPKLNSVSALINGELYAGVYVDFMGTDSAIFRTLGTKTAMRTDQYNSRWLNDPTFIRVHLIPDSAERNDDKLYFFFREKSSEMGQSPVTQSRIGRICLNDDGGHCCLVNKWSTFLKARLICSVPGADGMETHFDELRDVYIQPTQDTKNPVIYGVFSVSGSVFKGSAVCVYSMADIRMVFNGPFAHKEGPNYQWVAYTGKIPYPRPGTCPGGTFTPNMKSTKDYPDEVINFMRNHPAMYNAVYPVHKRPLVVRTNVDYEFTTITVDQVTAADGNYEVLFLGTDKGTVQKVIVLPRDDLQTEELVLEEVEVFKVPTPITTMKISSKRQQLYVSSAVGLTQLALHRCDVYGEACADCCLARDPYCAWDGKSCSRYSASQKRSDPFRRSRRQDVKYGNPIRQCRGFNSNANKNTLEMVQYGVEGSSTFLECQARSPHAVIKWHLQRDNSDRRKEMRSDGRVLKTEQGLLLRSLQPSDSGMYQCTATEKNFKHTLVKLQLVVLSSRAVNSLLVEGGGGLVPSSIHSSSTQWTPSAGQYKDLLTILSQPEMSLINQYCQDYWQFGDPLLGALKAKDLKELKEQKKPRNRRHHGEGKEKEEQEEVET; encoded by the exons AGCTGAGATCTACTGGTACCGCTCATCACTTCGCCTACCTCCTCAACACGTCTGACTACCGGATCCTGCGTATGGATGAGGACCATGATCGCATGTATGTTGGCAGCAAGGACCACATCCTGTCCCTGGATCTCCATGACATCAACAAGGACCCACATATC ATCCACTGGCCAGTGTCGGAACGAAGAAGGATGGAGTGCCTTGTGAGTGGGAAGGATGCCAAT ACGGAGTGTGCAAACTTCATCCGTCTCATCGAGCCATGGAACCGGACTCAGCTGTACGTCTGCGGGACAGGAGCTTACAATCCAGTCTGTACTTTTGTCAACCGCGGACGCAAACCTCAG ACGTCCATGTATCTACAGATGGCCCAGGCCAGAGGAAGGGCTAGCCGCGCAGCTGAACCCAGCGCGGTGCACGAGACACTCGGACTAAAG gaaGAAATCTTCCATTTGGAGCCGGGCAAAGTGGAATCTGGGAAGGGAAAGTGTTCCTACGACCCGAAGCTCAACAGCGTGTCAGCTTTGATCA ATGGTGAACTGTATGCTGGGGTCTATGTTGACTTTATGGGAACAGACTCTGCCATTTTCCGTACTTTGGGGACAAAGACTGCCATGCGGACAGATCAGTATAACTCCAGATGGTTGAATG ACCCCACTTTCATCCGTGTACACCTCATCCCCGACAGCGCGGAGAGAAATGACGACAAGCTGTATTTCTTCTTCCGGGAGAAGTCTTCCGAGATGGGCCAGAGTCCTGTGACCCAGTCCCGTATAGGACGCATCTGCCTG AATGATGACGGGGGCCACTGCTGTCTGGTCAACAAGTGGAGCACCTTCCTGAAGGCCAGACTCATCTGCTCGGTGCCCGGGGCCGACGGCATGGAGACGCACTTTGATGAGCTCC GAGATGTTTACATACAGCCAACACAGGATACAAAAAATCCTGTGATATATGgagttttctctgtctctgg TTCTGTCTTCAAAGGCTCAGCAGTTTGTGTCTATTCCATGGCCGACATCCGCATGGTCTTCAATGGACCCTTCGCCCACAAGGAGGGTCCCAATTACCAATGGGTGGCCTACACTGGGAAGATCCCCTACCCTCGCCCTGGCACG tGCCCTGGAGGTACGTTCACCCCCAACATGAAGTCCACTAAGGACTATCCAGATGAAGTGATTAACTTTATGAGAAATCACCCAGCCATGTATAATGCTGTGTACCCGGTACATAAGCGCCCCCTGGTGGTTCGGACCAACGTGGACTATGAGTTCACCACCATCACTGTGGACCAGGTGACAGCTGCAGATGGCAACTACGAAGTGCTCTTTTTAGGAACTG ACAAGGGGACAGTTCAGAAGGTCATTGTGCTGCCCAGAGATGATCTGCAAACCGAGGAGCTGGTTCTGGAGGAGGTAGAGGTTTTCAAG GTCCCTACTCCGATTACAACAATGAAGATTTCATCCAAAAGG CAACAGCTGTATGTGTCATCTGCGGTAGGGCTGACACAGCTGGCTCTCCACCGGTGCGATGTGTACGGCGAGGCCTGTGCTGACTGCTGCCTGGCCAGAGATCCTTACTGTGCCTGGGATGGCAAGTCCTGCTCCCGTTACTCCGCCTCGCAGAAGAG GTCTGACCCCTTTAGACGTAGCCGGAGGCAGGACGTCAAGTACGGGAACCCCATCCGCCAGTGCCGAGGCTTCAACTCCAACG CCAATAAGAACACTCTGGAGATGGTGCAGTATGGGGTGGAGGGAAGCAGTACCTTCCTGGAGTGTCAGGCCCGCTCTCCACACGCTGTCATCAAATGGCATCTGCAGAGAGATAACAGCGACCGCAGGAAAGAG ATGCGTTCTGATGGTCGGGTTTTGAAGACAGAACAAGGTCTGCTCCTGCGGTCTCTGCAGCCCTCTGACTCTGGCATGTACCAGTGTACAGCCACGGAGAAGAACTTCAAACACACGCTGGTGAAGCTGCAGTTGGTCGTGCTGTCAAGCCGGGCCGTCAACAGCTTGCTGGTGGAGGGCGGGGGAGGGCTGGTGCCATCCTCTATCCACTCCAGCAGCACCCAGTGGACCCCCAGCGCAGGCCAGTACAAGGACCTGCTGACCATCCTAAGCCAGCCAGAGATGAGCCTGATCAATCAGTACTGCCAGGACTACTGGCAGTTCGGAGACCCGCTGCTGGGCGCCCTCAAGGCCAAAGACCTGAAGGAGCTCAAGGAGCAGAAGAAGCCCCGCAACCGCCGGCATCATggggaggggaaggagaaagaggagcaggaggaggtagAGACATGA
- the sema3fb gene encoding semaphorin-3F isoform X2, translated as MQLDGLWTVHALLALSSLTLGNPVSNDPLAAPRVFISFKELRSTGTAHHFAYLLNTSDYRILRMDEDHDRMYVGSKDHILSLDLHDINKDPHIIHWPVSERRRMECLVSGKDANTECANFIRLIEPWNRTQLYVCGTGAYNPVCTFVNRGRKPQTSMYLQMAQARGRASRAAEPSAVHETLGLKEEIFHLEPGKVESGKGKCSYDPKLNSVSALINGELYAGVYVDFMGTDSAIFRTLGTKTAMRTDQYNSRWLNDPTFIRVHLIPDSAERNDDKLYFFFREKSSEMGQSPVTQSRIGRICLNDDGGHCCLVNKWSTFLKARLICSVPGADGMETHFDELRDVYIQPTQDTKNPVIYGVFSVSGSVFKGSAVCVYSMADIRMVFNGPFAHKEGPNYQWVAYTGKIPYPRPGTCPGGTFTPNMKSTKDYPDEVINFMRNHPAMYNAVYPVHKRPLVVRTNVDYEFTTITVDQVTAADGNYEVLFLGTDKGTVQKVIVLPRDDLQTEELVLEEVEVFKVPTPITTMKISSKRQQLYVSSAVGLTQLALHRCDVYGEACADCCLARDPYCAWDGKSCSRYSASQKRRSRRQDVKYGNPIRQCRGFNSNANKNTLEMVQYGVEGSSTFLECQARSPHAVIKWHLQRDNSDRRKEMRSDGRVLKTEQGLLLRSLQPSDSGMYQCTATEKNFKHTLVKLQLVVLSSRAVNSLLVEGGGGLVPSSIHSSSTQWTPSAGQYKDLLTILSQPEMSLINQYCQDYWQFGDPLLGALKAKDLKELKEQKKPRNRRHHGEGKEKEEQEEVET; from the exons AGCTGAGATCTACTGGTACCGCTCATCACTTCGCCTACCTCCTCAACACGTCTGACTACCGGATCCTGCGTATGGATGAGGACCATGATCGCATGTATGTTGGCAGCAAGGACCACATCCTGTCCCTGGATCTCCATGACATCAACAAGGACCCACATATC ATCCACTGGCCAGTGTCGGAACGAAGAAGGATGGAGTGCCTTGTGAGTGGGAAGGATGCCAAT ACGGAGTGTGCAAACTTCATCCGTCTCATCGAGCCATGGAACCGGACTCAGCTGTACGTCTGCGGGACAGGAGCTTACAATCCAGTCTGTACTTTTGTCAACCGCGGACGCAAACCTCAG ACGTCCATGTATCTACAGATGGCCCAGGCCAGAGGAAGGGCTAGCCGCGCAGCTGAACCCAGCGCGGTGCACGAGACACTCGGACTAAAG gaaGAAATCTTCCATTTGGAGCCGGGCAAAGTGGAATCTGGGAAGGGAAAGTGTTCCTACGACCCGAAGCTCAACAGCGTGTCAGCTTTGATCA ATGGTGAACTGTATGCTGGGGTCTATGTTGACTTTATGGGAACAGACTCTGCCATTTTCCGTACTTTGGGGACAAAGACTGCCATGCGGACAGATCAGTATAACTCCAGATGGTTGAATG ACCCCACTTTCATCCGTGTACACCTCATCCCCGACAGCGCGGAGAGAAATGACGACAAGCTGTATTTCTTCTTCCGGGAGAAGTCTTCCGAGATGGGCCAGAGTCCTGTGACCCAGTCCCGTATAGGACGCATCTGCCTG AATGATGACGGGGGCCACTGCTGTCTGGTCAACAAGTGGAGCACCTTCCTGAAGGCCAGACTCATCTGCTCGGTGCCCGGGGCCGACGGCATGGAGACGCACTTTGATGAGCTCC GAGATGTTTACATACAGCCAACACAGGATACAAAAAATCCTGTGATATATGgagttttctctgtctctgg TTCTGTCTTCAAAGGCTCAGCAGTTTGTGTCTATTCCATGGCCGACATCCGCATGGTCTTCAATGGACCCTTCGCCCACAAGGAGGGTCCCAATTACCAATGGGTGGCCTACACTGGGAAGATCCCCTACCCTCGCCCTGGCACG tGCCCTGGAGGTACGTTCACCCCCAACATGAAGTCCACTAAGGACTATCCAGATGAAGTGATTAACTTTATGAGAAATCACCCAGCCATGTATAATGCTGTGTACCCGGTACATAAGCGCCCCCTGGTGGTTCGGACCAACGTGGACTATGAGTTCACCACCATCACTGTGGACCAGGTGACAGCTGCAGATGGCAACTACGAAGTGCTCTTTTTAGGAACTG ACAAGGGGACAGTTCAGAAGGTCATTGTGCTGCCCAGAGATGATCTGCAAACCGAGGAGCTGGTTCTGGAGGAGGTAGAGGTTTTCAAG GTCCCTACTCCGATTACAACAATGAAGATTTCATCCAAAAGG CAACAGCTGTATGTGTCATCTGCGGTAGGGCTGACACAGCTGGCTCTCCACCGGTGCGATGTGTACGGCGAGGCCTGTGCTGACTGCTGCCTGGCCAGAGATCCTTACTGTGCCTGGGATGGCAAGTCCTGCTCCCGTTACTCCGCCTCGCAGAAGAG ACGTAGCCGGAGGCAGGACGTCAAGTACGGGAACCCCATCCGCCAGTGCCGAGGCTTCAACTCCAACG CCAATAAGAACACTCTGGAGATGGTGCAGTATGGGGTGGAGGGAAGCAGTACCTTCCTGGAGTGTCAGGCCCGCTCTCCACACGCTGTCATCAAATGGCATCTGCAGAGAGATAACAGCGACCGCAGGAAAGAG ATGCGTTCTGATGGTCGGGTTTTGAAGACAGAACAAGGTCTGCTCCTGCGGTCTCTGCAGCCCTCTGACTCTGGCATGTACCAGTGTACAGCCACGGAGAAGAACTTCAAACACACGCTGGTGAAGCTGCAGTTGGTCGTGCTGTCAAGCCGGGCCGTCAACAGCTTGCTGGTGGAGGGCGGGGGAGGGCTGGTGCCATCCTCTATCCACTCCAGCAGCACCCAGTGGACCCCCAGCGCAGGCCAGTACAAGGACCTGCTGACCATCCTAAGCCAGCCAGAGATGAGCCTGATCAATCAGTACTGCCAGGACTACTGGCAGTTCGGAGACCCGCTGCTGGGCGCCCTCAAGGCCAAAGACCTGAAGGAGCTCAAGGAGCAGAAGAAGCCCCGCAACCGCCGGCATCATggggaggggaaggagaaagaggagcaggaggaggtagAGACATGA
- the sema3fb gene encoding semaphorin-3F isoform X4 produces the protein MQLDGLWTVHALLALSSLTLGNPVSNDPLAAPRVFISFKELRSTGTAHHFAYLLNTSDYRILRMDEDHDRMYVGSKDHILSLDLHDINKDPHIIHWPVSERRRMECLVSGKDANTECANFIRLIEPWNRTQLYVCGTGAYNPVCTFVNRGRKPQEEIFHLEPGKVESGKGKCSYDPKLNSVSALINGELYAGVYVDFMGTDSAIFRTLGTKTAMRTDQYNSRWLNDPTFIRVHLIPDSAERNDDKLYFFFREKSSEMGQSPVTQSRIGRICLNDDGGHCCLVNKWSTFLKARLICSVPGADGMETHFDELRDVYIQPTQDTKNPVIYGVFSVSGSVFKGSAVCVYSMADIRMVFNGPFAHKEGPNYQWVAYTGKIPYPRPGTCPGGTFTPNMKSTKDYPDEVINFMRNHPAMYNAVYPVHKRPLVVRTNVDYEFTTITVDQVTAADGNYEVLFLGTDKGTVQKVIVLPRDDLQTEELVLEEVEVFKVPTPITTMKISSKRQQLYVSSAVGLTQLALHRCDVYGEACADCCLARDPYCAWDGKSCSRYSASQKRRSRRQDVKYGNPIRQCRGFNSNANKNTLEMVQYGVEGSSTFLECQARSPHAVIKWHLQRDNSDRRKEMRSDGRVLKTEQGLLLRSLQPSDSGMYQCTATEKNFKHTLVKLQLVVLSSRAVNSLLVEGGGGLVPSSIHSSSTQWTPSAGQYKDLLTILSQPEMSLINQYCQDYWQFGDPLLGALKAKDLKELKEQKKPRNRRHHGEGKEKEEQEEVET, from the exons AGCTGAGATCTACTGGTACCGCTCATCACTTCGCCTACCTCCTCAACACGTCTGACTACCGGATCCTGCGTATGGATGAGGACCATGATCGCATGTATGTTGGCAGCAAGGACCACATCCTGTCCCTGGATCTCCATGACATCAACAAGGACCCACATATC ATCCACTGGCCAGTGTCGGAACGAAGAAGGATGGAGTGCCTTGTGAGTGGGAAGGATGCCAAT ACGGAGTGTGCAAACTTCATCCGTCTCATCGAGCCATGGAACCGGACTCAGCTGTACGTCTGCGGGACAGGAGCTTACAATCCAGTCTGTACTTTTGTCAACCGCGGACGCAAACCTCAG gaaGAAATCTTCCATTTGGAGCCGGGCAAAGTGGAATCTGGGAAGGGAAAGTGTTCCTACGACCCGAAGCTCAACAGCGTGTCAGCTTTGATCA ATGGTGAACTGTATGCTGGGGTCTATGTTGACTTTATGGGAACAGACTCTGCCATTTTCCGTACTTTGGGGACAAAGACTGCCATGCGGACAGATCAGTATAACTCCAGATGGTTGAATG ACCCCACTTTCATCCGTGTACACCTCATCCCCGACAGCGCGGAGAGAAATGACGACAAGCTGTATTTCTTCTTCCGGGAGAAGTCTTCCGAGATGGGCCAGAGTCCTGTGACCCAGTCCCGTATAGGACGCATCTGCCTG AATGATGACGGGGGCCACTGCTGTCTGGTCAACAAGTGGAGCACCTTCCTGAAGGCCAGACTCATCTGCTCGGTGCCCGGGGCCGACGGCATGGAGACGCACTTTGATGAGCTCC GAGATGTTTACATACAGCCAACACAGGATACAAAAAATCCTGTGATATATGgagttttctctgtctctgg TTCTGTCTTCAAAGGCTCAGCAGTTTGTGTCTATTCCATGGCCGACATCCGCATGGTCTTCAATGGACCCTTCGCCCACAAGGAGGGTCCCAATTACCAATGGGTGGCCTACACTGGGAAGATCCCCTACCCTCGCCCTGGCACG tGCCCTGGAGGTACGTTCACCCCCAACATGAAGTCCACTAAGGACTATCCAGATGAAGTGATTAACTTTATGAGAAATCACCCAGCCATGTATAATGCTGTGTACCCGGTACATAAGCGCCCCCTGGTGGTTCGGACCAACGTGGACTATGAGTTCACCACCATCACTGTGGACCAGGTGACAGCTGCAGATGGCAACTACGAAGTGCTCTTTTTAGGAACTG ACAAGGGGACAGTTCAGAAGGTCATTGTGCTGCCCAGAGATGATCTGCAAACCGAGGAGCTGGTTCTGGAGGAGGTAGAGGTTTTCAAG GTCCCTACTCCGATTACAACAATGAAGATTTCATCCAAAAGG CAACAGCTGTATGTGTCATCTGCGGTAGGGCTGACACAGCTGGCTCTCCACCGGTGCGATGTGTACGGCGAGGCCTGTGCTGACTGCTGCCTGGCCAGAGATCCTTACTGTGCCTGGGATGGCAAGTCCTGCTCCCGTTACTCCGCCTCGCAGAAGAG ACGTAGCCGGAGGCAGGACGTCAAGTACGGGAACCCCATCCGCCAGTGCCGAGGCTTCAACTCCAACG CCAATAAGAACACTCTGGAGATGGTGCAGTATGGGGTGGAGGGAAGCAGTACCTTCCTGGAGTGTCAGGCCCGCTCTCCACACGCTGTCATCAAATGGCATCTGCAGAGAGATAACAGCGACCGCAGGAAAGAG ATGCGTTCTGATGGTCGGGTTTTGAAGACAGAACAAGGTCTGCTCCTGCGGTCTCTGCAGCCCTCTGACTCTGGCATGTACCAGTGTACAGCCACGGAGAAGAACTTCAAACACACGCTGGTGAAGCTGCAGTTGGTCGTGCTGTCAAGCCGGGCCGTCAACAGCTTGCTGGTGGAGGGCGGGGGAGGGCTGGTGCCATCCTCTATCCACTCCAGCAGCACCCAGTGGACCCCCAGCGCAGGCCAGTACAAGGACCTGCTGACCATCCTAAGCCAGCCAGAGATGAGCCTGATCAATCAGTACTGCCAGGACTACTGGCAGTTCGGAGACCCGCTGCTGGGCGCCCTCAAGGCCAAAGACCTGAAGGAGCTCAAGGAGCAGAAGAAGCCCCGCAACCGCCGGCATCATggggaggggaaggagaaagaggagcaggaggaggtagAGACATGA